In Dolichospermum flos-aquae CCAP 1403/13F, the following proteins share a genomic window:
- a CDS encoding type II toxin-antitoxin system HicA family toxin has protein sequence MSRWIPCKRRDFISKLRRLGFEGAFSGTRHQFMVYAQNRLTIPSNDEYSIPQLRMMIREVEVILEREITLEEWNSL, from the coding sequence GGATACCGTGTAAACGTCGAGACTTTATTAGCAAGTTAAGAAGGTTAGGTTTTGAGGGTGCTTTTTCCGGTACAAGACACCAATTTATGGTTTATGCTCAAAATCGTCTCACTATTCCTTCTAATGATGAGTATTCTATACCTCAACTGCGAATGATGATTCGAGAAGTAGAGGTTATTTTAGAACGGGAAATAACTTTAGAAGAATGGAATAGTTTATAG